One Rosa chinensis cultivar Old Blush chromosome 5, RchiOBHm-V2, whole genome shotgun sequence genomic region harbors:
- the LOC112164180 gene encoding uncharacterized protein LOC112164180 has product MSHLYEDEEDYEENGYDDSETQDVGGDFNIQQDDDSETQDVGGMFHQQDDVNVSSEAPGGIKKHRGPNQKNWAMEGREKLLWNRFGLPKGPRLKVARFSRFLGILAKDFTLFPISTPDYRHFNASDNLERAWNRVKETIDWSNPWVASLEGKIKKRVKSKLNERWKHWKSQLRKKWYKPFMNTPRRFQKPNDDRVNERQWKIFVANMDKKKHQVQNNYFIFFM; this is encoded by the exons ATGAGTCACCTATATGAGGATGAAGAGGATTACGAAGAAAATGGATATGACGATAGTGAGACACAAGATGTTGGTGGCGACTTTAATATTCAACAAGACGACGACAGCGAAACACAAGATGTTGGTGGCATGTTTCATCAGCAAGATGACGTCAATGTTTCATCAGAGGCGCCTGGGGGAATAAAGAAGCACCGTGGTCCAAACCAGAAGAATTGGGCAATGGAGGGTCGGGAAAAGCTCTTGTGGAATCGTTTTGGACTTCCTAAGGGTCCACGATTGAAGGTGGCAAGATTCTCAAGATTCTTGGGTATTTTGGCAAAAGACTTTACACTTTTTCCAATTAGTACACCTGACTACCGGCATTTCAATGCTAGTGACAATCTTGAAAGGGCTTGGAATCGTGTTAAG GAAACTATTGATTGGTCTAATCCTTGGGTTGCAAGTTTGGAAggtaaaatcaagaaaagggtGAAGAGCAAGTTAAATGAACGGTGGAAGCACTGGAAGTCTCAGTTGCGTAAAAAATGGTATAAACCATTCATGAACACACCACGTAGGTTTCAAAAGCCTAATGATGATCGTGTCAATGAGCGTCAATGGAAAATTTTTGTTGCAAACATGGACAAGAAGAAGCACCAGGTACAAAACAAttatttcatcttcttcatgtaG
- the LOC112164181 gene encoding uncharacterized protein LOC112164181, whose product MDREWIFLDKHTDEYNAGLHAFLNYALEHASFEGTIKCPCKRCHNGYNRLPAVVEQHLWVDGMDPKYVNIPWTEHGEHLPAAVDHIMAGPSSYQPDFNLSGPSSHQPDSDVQDMLHDAFGMYEGEDDLLEPAETTEGPSLPNGPTPDAQRFYQLLEKADAELYPGAGKKMFDFLIKLYQIKALNSWSDVSFTQLLELLKAYLPPGETLPASFYLTKKFIKSLGLTYQKIDACPNDCMLYWKEYASDTVCHVCGTSRYKENTSPTKKVPAKVLRYFPLRPRLQRLYMSRHTSEFMVWHSEKRPRDGVLRHPADSLAWEELDKIDNNFGSDGRNVRLGVASDGFNPFGMMSLSHSTWPVIVTVYNLPPWLCMKKSYMMLSLLIPGPKSPGNDIDVYLQPLIDELKILWIEGVPTYDALKKEVFQMRAALLWTINDFPAYAMLSGYSTKGSKACPTCGEETDSFRLHHGKKEIYMGHRKWLPDNHIFRTWYNNFNGSTEHRKPPKPMTGLDCLRALSTLEFQFGKGKETSSSRKRKRVQNNDNTKYTGPWRKQSIFFQLPYWKDLLLRHNIDVMHVEKNVTESVIGTLLGIDGKNKDSLKARLDMVLMGVKHSLHSEARGDRTWLPPAKYTLSKDEKTLMCKVLESVRVSDGFSSNIRRCVRVDERKLVGLKSHDCHIIMQYLLPVAIRRSLNPDITKVLLELSAFFRQLCTKVGTVDHFRALSNRIAETLCKLEMIMPPSFFDVMVHLLIHLADEVAIAGPVQFRWMYPIERYLHDLKKYVRNRSRPEASIAEGYIIEECLSFCTMYLSDGVESKRTRIGRNADDPGIVPREGLPLFVGMGRSIEPGHEFTLTDLEWERAHTHVLINCPQIKQHLDDHVANTQRTKNRRTTLMEAERQANNTFSIYFQELIERRVQRKEFVDPDIRALAIGPDKKARRFNNYATTGDRRPRDGVKDYYGVLTDIIELDYHHGRKVLLFDCDWADNRVRNRAVKMDEYGFILVNFDHLLPKPDTLILASQSVQFFYVQDPTEPNWHTVIRTRPRDLFDMGTDIEPEPYDAQNLIVGINDDGIARTDMDGVLVNDVIE is encoded by the exons ATGGACAGGGAATGGATATTTTTAGATAAGCACACTGATGAATATAATGCTGGATTGCATGCATTCCTCAATTATGCCTTAGAGCATGCTTCTTTTGAAGGTACAATCAAGTGTCCATGTAAAAGGTGTCATAATGGCTACAATAGACTGCCTGCTGTTGTTGAGCAGCATCTTTGGGTGGATGGCATGGATCCAAAATATGTTAACATCCCCTGGACTGAGCATGGTGAGCATTTACCAGCTGCAGTTGATCATATTATGGCAGGGCCTTCATCATATCAACCAGATTTTAATTTGTCGGGACCGTCATCACATCAACCAGATTCTGATGTGCAAGATATGTTGCACGATGCATTTGGTATGTACGAAGGTGAAGATGATTTACTAGAACCAGCAGAGACTACTGAAGGTCCATCCTTGCCTAACGGCCCTACCCCTGATGCACAAAGATTTTACCAGCTTTTAGAAAAAGCTGACGCTGAATTATACCCTGGTGCAGGAAAAAAGATGTTTGATTTTTTGATAAAGCTGTATCAAATAAAAGCATTGAACAGTTGGAGTGATGTATCGTTCACACAATTGCTTGAATTGTTAAAGGCTTATTTGCCCCCAGGGGAAACTCTTCCTGCTTCTTTCTATTTAACAAAAAAGTTCATCAAAAGTCTCGGGCTGACATACCAGAAAATCGATGCGTGTCCAAACGATTGCATGTTATATTGGAAGGAATATGCTTCAGACACAGTTTGTCATGTATGTGGTACAAGTCGGTACAAAGAGAACACCTCCCCTACAAAGAAGGTACCAGCCAAGGTTTTGCGTTACTTTCCATTACGGCCAAGGCTTCAAAGGTTGTACATGTCTCGCCACACCTCTGAATTTATGGTTTGGCATTCTGAAAAGAGACCACGAGATGGGGTTCTACGTCATCCAGCCGATTCTCTTGCTTGGGAAGAATTAGACAAAATTGACAATAATTTTGGCTCTGATGGTCGAAATGTTCGTTTGGGCGTAGCCAGTGACGGATTCAATCCTTTCGGTATGATGAGTTTGTCCCACAGTACTTGGCCTGTTATCGTTACTGTTTACAATCTCCCTCCTTGGTTATGCATGAAAAAGTCATACATGATGCTATCGTTGCTCATTCCAGGCCCTAAAAGTCCAGGGAATGACATAGATGTGTACCTGCAACCTTTGATAGATGAATTGAAAATTCTATGGATAGAAGGGGTTCCTACGTATGATGCATTAAAAAAAGAGGTTTTTCAGATGAGAGCTGCATTATTGTGGACTATAAATGACTTCCCAGCATATGCCATGTTGTCTGGATATAGCACAAAAGGATCTAAAGCTTGCCCAACTTGTGGTGAAGAGACTGATTCTTTTAGGTTGCATCACGGTAAGAAAGAAATCTACATGGGACATCGAAAGTGGCTGCCAGATAACCATATTTTTCGCACATGGTATAATAACTTCAATGGATCAACTGAGCATCGTAAACCCCCTAAACCAATGACAGGTTTAGATTGTTTGAGGGCGTTAAGTACATTGGAGTTCCAGTTTGGAAAGGGAAAGGAAACAAGCTCTAGTCGTAAAAGGAAACGAGTTCAAAATAATGATAACACAAAATACACAGGACCGTGGAGGAAGCAAAGTATTTTTTTTCAACTACCTTATTGGAAGGACTTATTATTGCGTCACAATATCGATGTCATGCATGTTGAGAAGAATGTTACAGAGAGTGTCATTGGGACTTTGCTTGGAATTgatggaaaaaataaagataGCTTAAAGGCACGCCTTGACATGGTCTTAATGGGTGTTAAGCATTCGCTCCATTCTGAGGCACGTGGTGACCGAACATGGCTACCCCCGGCGAAATACACTTTATCCAAAGACGAGAAGACACTAATGTGCAAAGTACTTGAGTCGGTTAGGGTGTCTGATGGATTTTCATCAAACATTCGTAGATGTGTAAGAGTTGATGAAAGAAAATTGGTTGGTCTTAAAAGTCATGATTGTCACATAATTATGCAGTATCTACTTCCAGTGGCCATCCGTCGTTCACTAAACCCAGACATAACCAAGGTATTATTGGAACTCAGTGCTTTTTTCAGACAATTATGTACCAAAGTTGGCACCGTAGACCATTTTCGTGCTTTGTCAAATCGGATTGCTGAAACACTTTGCAAATTAGAGATGATAATGCCACCATCTTTTTTTGACGTCATGGTACACCTTCTAATACACTTAGCAGACGAGGTAGCAATTGCAGGACCTGTGCAATTTCGATGGATGTACCCAATCGAAAG ATACTTACATGACTTAAAAAAGTATGTACGCAATAGGAGTCGGCCTGAGGCAAGCATCGCCGAGGGTTATATAATTGAAGAATGTCTATCATTTTGCACAATGTATCTGTCAGATGGAGTTGAGTCAAAAAGAACAAGAATTGGTCGTAATGCTGATGACCCTGGGATTGTTCCTCGTGAAGGATTACCATTATTTGTCGGGATGGGACGATCTATAGAACCAGGACACGAGTTTACACTAACTGACCTTGAGTGGGAACGCGCACATACACATGTGTTGATAAATTGCCCTCAGATTAAGCAACATCTAGA CGACCATGTGGCAAACACACAGCGGACTAAGAATAGACGCACAACTTTGATGGAGGCTGAAAGACAAGCAAATAATACATTTTCGatatattttcaggaattg ATTGAGAGAAGAGTACAACGAAAAGAATTTGTTGACCCAGACATTCGAGCCTTGGCTATAGGACCAGATAAAAAGGCAAGGCGATTCAACAA CTATGCTACTACGGGAGATCGTAGACCAAGGGATGGTGTAAAAGACTACTACGGTGTACTAACAGACATCATTGAGCTAGATTATCACCATGGTCGGAAAGTCTTATTATTCGATTGTGATTGGGCAGATAATAGAGTTCGCAATAGAGCCGTCAAAATGGATGAGTATGGCTTCATTTTGGTAAATTTTGATCATCTACTTCCTAAACCGGACACTCTCATTCTTGCATCACAATCAGTGCAATTTTTCTATGTTCAAGACCCAACTGAACCGAATTGGCACACAGTGATCCGAACCCGACCCAGAGATTTATTTGATATGGGCACAGACATAGAACCGGAGCCTTATGATGCCCAAAATTTGATTGTAGGGATTAACGATGACGGAATAGCAAGAACAGACATGGACGGTGTTCTAGTGAATGATGTCATAGAATGA